A stretch of the Rosa rugosa chromosome 5, drRosRugo1.1, whole genome shotgun sequence genome encodes the following:
- the LOC133708955 gene encoding uncharacterized protein LOC133708955: MENIELANEVESITGALRQDQAYDQSIPPPKRVSRKAQWQASMSSKERDNYLTRRRANYHCHREQTSNCEDNIHVRKRVHLSHIWQMSDSGANQNATNATNSDDDVAVNEGTSENVVPQNDRSYNSGVAQVCRRQRRRKPHNCARNFHENIGIKKYHLPPPKTCPYCHARLFHHETKDMCCLNGKTVIPPIQSPPEMVELFSAETPQGAHFRQNIRAYNHVFSFTSMGVHIDQSLATGGSTFTFRAQGSIYHKIGSLLPDEDNRPRFLQLYIYDTDHEVDNRMLENEALHRDVVENIQQILNRHNPFVHVFHHLARCQDLETCKLIIREQPANQLQYSLPSESQVTAIIVGVDDVENLKGRDIMVQTRQGQLLNVQDCAGYYDPLQYPLLLPYGTYGWDVNSRNNNGQKLTCRDYYAYILQIRPHDESILLRGGRLLQQYVVDNYVKIEAQKLRWIRNNQNTLRRELYDGLHDSLNAGENNAGTLLLLYNSKTFC; the protein is encoded by the exons ATGGAAAACATAGAGCTAGCAAATGAAGTGGAATCAATCACCG GTGCTTTGCGACAAGATCAGGCTTATGACCAAAGTATACCACCTCCTAAAAGAGTGAGTCGAAAAGCACAATGGCAGGCTTCAATGAGTTCAAAAGAACGAGATAATTATTTGACACGACGACGGGCCAATTATCATTGTCATCGCGAACAGACATCAAATTGTGAAGATAATATCCATGTTCGAAAGAGAGTGCATTTAAGCCATATATGGCAGATGAGTGATAGCGGAGCTAATCAGAACGCTACGAACGCTACAAACAGCGATGATGACGTAGCAGTCAATGAAG GAACCTCTGAAAATGTCGTTCCTCAAAATGACAGATCTTATAATAGCGGGGTTGCGCAAGTATGTCGTAGACAGAGACGACGCAAACCTCATAATTGTGCCCGAAATTTTCATGAAAATATTGGAATAAAAAAGTATCATTTGCCACCACCAAAAACATGTCCATATTGTCATGCCCGTCTGTTTCATCATGAAACCAAAGATATGTGTTGCTTAAATGGGAAAACTGTCATTCCTCCAATTCAATCTCCTCCAGAAATGGTTGAGTTATTTTCTGCTGAAACTCCACAAGGTGCCCATTTTAGACAAAATATTCGTGCTTATAACCATGTGTTTTCGTTTACATCAATGGGTGTGCACATCGATCAAAGTTTAGCGACTGGTGGTAGTACTTTCACGTTTCGTGCTCAAGGATCCATATATCATAAGATAGGAAGTCTTCTACCAGATGAAGATAACAGACCAAGATTTCTACAATTGTATATATACGACACAGATCATGAAGTAGACAATCGTATGTTAGAGAATGAAGCATTGCATAGAGATGTGGTTGAAAACATACAACAAATCTTAAACCGACATAATCCATTTGTGCACGTATTTCATCATCTAGCTCGATGCCAAGATTTGGAAACTTGCAAACTCATCATTAGAGAGCAACCTGCAAACCAACTTCAATATAGTTTGCCCTCAGAGTCTCAAGTTACTGCAATAATAGTGGGTGTAGATGATGTAGAAAATCTGAAAGGTCGTGATATAATGGTACAAACAAGGCAAGGTCAACTTTTAAATGTCCAAGATTGTGCAGGCTATTATGATCCTTTACAATATCCATTGTTGTTACCTTATGGCACATATGGATGGGATGTGAATAGTCGGAATAATAATGGTCAAAAATTGACGTGTCGTGACTATTATGCATATATTTTGCAG ATTCGTCCACATGATGAATCGATTTTACTTCGAGGAGGCCGCCTGTTGCAACAATATGTCGTCGATAATTATGTCAAAATCGAAGCACAAAAACTGAGATGGATTCGTAATAATCAAAACACCCTGCGACGTGAACTTTATGATGGACTCCATGATTCACTGAATGCCGGTGAAAACAATGCAGgtactttattattattatataacAGTAAAACTTTCTGTTAA